A region of Culicoides brevitarsis isolate CSIRO-B50_1 chromosome 1, AGI_CSIRO_Cbre_v1, whole genome shotgun sequence DNA encodes the following proteins:
- the LOC134834562 gene encoding zinc finger protein 431-like, translated as MPVPPSSDLLATISMFEQIKTEPIGFYSTMPPSSRAGGGESSAQQSVITSSNTNDGTDSKEQPTLIVAASSSSSGNTLILTEPKQEIITTPSGGQQQQQPQQQQQHTIQHTPTPSSSRSKPQACKICGKMLSSASSYYVHMKLHSGTKPFACTVCEAAFCRKPYLEVHMRTHTGERPFECDLCFKRFSQKSSLNTHRRIHTGSRPFQCVICLKTFTQKCALTLHARVHTGYWSVHKPFQCSQCNAAFCRKPYLDIHMRTHTGERPFKCEICQKRFTQKSTLNIHAKTHNAIQERPYQCNRCPAAFSRKPYLDIHLRTHTGERPFQCDVCYKRFTQKSSLNIHKTIHSAGHRPYQCPQCPANFCRKPYLDIHLRTHTGERPYGCDVCMKRFAQRSTLNIHKKTHTVQGRPFQCPHCPAAFVRKPYLVIHLRMHTGERPFECGVCMKRFAQKSTLNIHKRIHTEQGRPWECPHCPAAFVRKPYLEIHLRIHSGEKPYQCDNCMKKFSQRSSLNIHKRIHTGERPYACDICNKTFAVKSYVTAHRWSHVSEKPLSCDRCSMTFTSKSQFAVHIRTHSAGQNFECNLCGRTFIRDSYLIRHHNRVHRESRGTASNNVSNTINAVVQQTTQQQQQVTQQQQQQQHQTQPQTQTVQIHQQQQQPEPHREVYEGTTQVCDLRYVSDLQSVVSSGPHTITTTSDRHAVMAVGPTSISITDRNRLGISDLSGVNLNERLVQERVAHRALQEQRAIQERALYERAVQERAIQNSVQNRAVLHQTLIIPSGAHIISTHERVIEKNSGAGGTTTVVTSIPASAIQQNNVASPDPV; from the exons ATGCCTGTGCCCCCATCCAGTGACCTCTTAGCGACCATTAGTATGTTCGAGCAGATCAAAACGGAGCCCATTGGCTTCTATTCGACAATGCCGCCGTCATCGCGTGCTGGCGGAGGCGAATCATCAGCACAGCAGTCTGTCATAACGTCAAGCAATACAAATGACGGCACCGACAGCAAGGAACAACCGACGTTAATTGTCGCG GCGTCGTCCTCATCCAGTGGCAATACTTTGATACTGACAGAACCAAAACAGGAAATAATTACGACGCCCAGTGGCgggcagcagcaacaacaaccgcagcagcaacagcagcacaCGATTCAACATACTCCCACACCTTCGTCTAGTCGTAGTAAACCGCAGGCATGTAAAATTTGCGGCAAAATGTTGTCGTCGGCGAGCAGTTATTATGTGCACATGAAACTCCATTCGGGCACGAAGCCGTTCGCGTGTACAGTTTGTGAAGCGGCGTTTTGTCGCAAACCGTATTTGGAGGTTCACATGAGAACGCATACCG gtgaACGACCATTCGAATGCGATTTATGTTTCAAAAGATTCAGTCAAAAAAGCAGTTTGAACACGCATCGTAGGATTCATACGG GCTCACGACCGTTCCAGTGTGTAATCTGCCTTAAAACATTCACGCAGAAATGCGCTCTGACGCTTCATGCGCGCGTTCACACCG gatATTGGAGCGTGCATAAGCCATTTCAGTGTAGCCAATGCAATGCAGCCTTTTGTCGGAAGCCCTATCTCGACATTCACATGCGAACGCATACGGGAGAGCGTCCTTTTAAgtgtgaaatttgtcagaaacgTTTTACGCAAAAAAGTACATTAAATATTCACGCAAAAACGCATAATG CTATCCAGGAAAGACCGTATCAGTGCAACCGTTGCCCAGCTGCCTTTTCTCGAAAGCCCTATCTAGACATCCATTTGCGAACACACACGG GGGAGCGCCCATTCCAATGTGATGTCTGCTATAAGAGATTTACCCAGAAGTCATCTTTGAACATCCATAAAACGATTCATTCTg CTGGTCATCGACCCTATCAATGTCCCCAATGCCCTGCCAATTTTTGCCGGAAGCCCTATTTGGACATCCATTTACGAACTCACaccg ggGAACGTCCCTACGGGTGTGATGTTTGCATGAAACGTTTTGCCCAACGTAGTACTCTAAATATCCATAAGAAAACTCACACag tGCAAGGAAGGCCATTTCAATGTCCTCATTGTCCTGCTGCGTTTGTTCGAAAGccat atTTAGTTATACATCTACGAATGCATACGG GTGAACGACCATTCGAATGTGGCGTTTGTATGAAACGATTTGCACAGAAAAGTACCTTGAATATACATAAAAG GATTCACACAG aacaagGTCGACCATGGGAGTGTCCTCATTGCCCAGCAGCATTTGTACGGAAACCATATCTCGAGATCCATTTGAG aattcacAGCGGTGAAAAGCCTTATCAGTGCGacaattgcatgaaaaaatttagtcaacgGTCTTCATTGAATATTCATAAGCGCATACATACAG gtGAAAGGCCATATGCTTGTgatatttgtaataaaacgTTTGCAGTTAAGAGTTATGTGACAGCTCATag atggTCCCACGTTTCCGAGAAACCCCTAAGTTGCGACAGATGTTCCATGACATTCACGAGTAAGTCACAATTCGCTGTGCACATTCGCACCCATTCTGCGGGTCAGAATTTCGAATGTAACTTGTGCGGGCGCACATTCATTCGGGACAGCTACTTGATACGGCATCACAATCGGGTGCATCGCGAAAGTCGAGGGACTGCCAGCAATAACGTTAGCAACACAATCAACGCTGTAGTTCAGCAAAcgacgcagcagcagcaacaagtaacgcaacaacagcagcagcagcagcatcaaACGCAACCTCAAACGCAAACTGTTCAAATtcaccaacaacaacaacaaccggaACCGCATCGCGAAGTGTACGAAGGAACGACGCAAGTTTGTgatttgag ATACGTTTCCGATTTGCAATCTGTGGTTTCTTCGGGTCCTCATACAATTACGACGACGTCAGATCGTCACGCTGTGATGGCTGTCGGGCCTACGAGCATCAGCATAACAGATCGCAATCGTTTGGGGATCAGCGATCTCAGTGGCGTCAACTTGAATGAGCGACTTGTGCAAGAACGCGTGGCGCATCGTGCTTTGCAGGAACAACGTGCGATTCAGGAACGAGCGTTGTACGAAAGAGCGGTGCAGGAACGTGCAATCCAGAATTCCGTGCAAAATCGCGCGGTTCTCCATCAAACACTCATCATACCGAGCGGCGCGCACATCATAAGCACGCATGAACGggtaattgagaaaaatagtGGCGCCGGCGGCACAACGACAGTCGTCACGTCAATTCCGGCGTCAGCCATACAACAAAATAACGTTGCTAGTCCAGATCCAGTTTAG